CCTCGCACATCATTTATATCAAGATtaagaagctttatttcattttCTAGCACATCAAAAAGTCCTTGCCGTGTCGTATCATTTACAtgtagaaatcctacaaaggattcTTGTATGCAACAATGACTTGAAGATAAATCCAAATATCTTATAATTAAAGACATTTGCTCTTGGTGACTTCCATCGGGGGGACAATCAAGTATGATAGAGAAATACTTTGACATCTTTATTTTCTGAATAAGTTCAGCCCTAATAGAATAAGAAAGCAAGTGTAGCAACACATTCTGAATCTGATAATCAAGATAATGGTCATGAGTTTCTTCATTTGTAATATGACGAACATGCTCCTGAGTTTGTTGTTGCTACCACGAAAGGCTGCATTATGCTTAGCAAGAAATTTCAGAATGCAAACATTTCTGAACAAAACCTTACCCCTATGGTCCTTTTCTTTTCAAAATTTTCCCTGAGATGTTTTATCAATAGTCTGATGATTTTCCAATCTACTACGCAACTCATACCAATTGGTCATATTCAAAACATGATCCACACTTCTCTCAAGATTGTGTAGTCTAGTGACAATATGTGACCAATCATCACAACCCTCATTTGCCAACTCTCCTTTTCGATGCCCTTTTGTGAACAATTTACATTCAAAGCAAAAGACTCCATCGACATCCTTAGAATAGACAAGCCAGTTTCTATGGCAATGCTCCCAATTTGATAGAAATCTGGTCTAGTATAATGCAGAAAATATTCTCTTAAATCTATCATTCAGACCATTTTTAATTGATAAGTCTCTTCTTGACCCATTTGTGCTACAATATAAATTTGTTTAGAATAAAGAGAATTCCATGCTCTTGGATCAAATATATCAGACTGATAAGAATCATCAACATTTGTAGCAGGTGAGACTCTCCACCTTATGGCAGTAAAATACACCGCACTAATACCATCTCTAGCCGATTTCTTATAACCAATTTTTTTATACTTTTAGAGAAGTAATTTTTTACTCCTCGGTCGATCTTTCCGCTAAATATACTTTGCCTCAGTGGATGCACCAGACACCACCACAACGTTTATGGAAACACCTCTGACGACCACCAATTGTTTCTGCTATCCTACCGCCCCACTCAAATTTGCTCACCGTCGTTTCTATCGACTCCTAGAACCAGTGCTGCCGCAGTGTTGATTTCTTTGTTTTGTTACAAAACGAGCCGCATTGAACTTGGTTTGTTGCAAACAAGAGCCGGTGGAGGATGGAGATGTCCTAGATCGGCAGCACTGGGCTAGGCGGCACCGAAAAGGAGGGAGGATGGCAAAATCCCGACCGATCAACTTTGGCCGCGACGCCTccgcctgccaagtgttcgacgaTTTTACTAGGGTTTTTTTTTTGCTATTTTGATTTTGTTTTGGGGTTTGTAAATCAGATCCAACATAGGAAATTGCATATGTAGATGAAGAGGTTGAGGAAGTTTATTTTGATGTTTCTTCATCATGATTCGTCGGAGGAAGATAGTGATGATTTTGAAATGACCGTGTTCTTGGGCGATGAAATTCACCGGTCGACACTAGGATCAAAGTTCGCATGTTTGTACATCAACCAGGATTGAGCAGAGGGTCATGCCGAGCTTATGAGAGATTACTTCTACCCCATGCAACCTATCCAGAGAAGTATTTTCTCTTGCGGTTTGGATTTACAAGAGTCTCTTTCTCAATATTGCAAAATCCGTGGAGAAGCATGATGATTGGTTTAGGTTGAGCAAGAGTGCATTGGGAGAGATCAGAGAGGGCATGCAAAGTGCATCAAGCGTTTTGCCACTATTTGTGGCCCTGGTGAGTATTTGAAATCAAAGGTTTGTGACAAATAATGACATGTTGCATCATCTGGCATAACATGATCCTTGAAGATGAGTACATCATAGAAGAGAACTTGCGGTACATCTTCAAATCCTATTGAGCGAGAACATGATCCAAACAGGATATAGAGAATTCTCTCAACATATCGAGGCATCGAGAAGCGAAAAATGCATGCTCTGCAAGATGATCTTGTTGATCGTTACTGGCCAATCCACAACACTTCACAGTTGCGTTGTTTACTTTATTTATACCATTCGTGCTATTCGTTTATTTGAACCGTGCTATCTGATTGGCGTTAGATAATTTGATTTGTAAACTTTACTCTCTTTTTCTTAAATGGAACACTCGTATTCCATTTAAGACACGGCTTGATCGTCGGTCACCAAACGGGTTACAGAATTAGGGTAGCTCGTCGTCGTAACACATGGTCTCCGTGAGCTACGGCTACACTCAAAGCTGCTAGTTCATGAGCAGGCTTATTACAACCACGAGGGGCATATAAAAGACAAGCATCCATAAAACACGTACCTAGCTGAAATTTCAAGTCTCCTAATAGGATACCCATCGGTCCCAAATCATACTCCGACGATGACATAGCATTCTTCAGGTATAAACAATATGTTTCAAAAATAACCCCGCCAACTCCCAACCTGTCAGCGACATCAATTGCATTAGAGAGGGCTACGGCTTCAGCTTGGAAAGCATTTGTCACATTTATCAAAGGTCCAGCAGCAGCAAAGGAAATATCAGATTCACTATCTCTGCAAATAGCTCCCCATCCTCCGCTATTGGTCTGTTCTATAATGATGCATCATTATTGATTTTATACACaccctcttttttttcttttttttttgaaacgaggcaaaagctttgcctttcattgatataggagaaaagagttggcCCGTTTATGAGGAAAAACTGGCCGAAAACTGTtacaacacgacaccacacgccagccccgtggctgcgctccacacgggtcgacgaccaaccaggtcgacaccacacctcaacgcaacaggcggAGGCGAAAAGACCGGAGCCACCGCTCCAACTACCACATCGACCCCGAGGCCGCGACCCACCTGGCCGAAGACGAACCCGCCTCCACCGAAACCGCCAAAACACTCCACAAACCCCTCTGACCAGCGGACTTCCAAAGCGAGGCCCCAAGAGGAAAAGCGACACAAGAGCGCCGCCCACGCCCGATCCCGTgggggatctagggtttcccccggagagcccgggcggagatcaagagacacccgcttcgacgacgccttcaagaaggaagcggcGCCCACGGGCATCACCGTCGTCGGTCCTGGCCGGCCGCCAAGACAAAGCTTTCGCCCAGCGAAGAGTCCCAAGAAAACTCGCGCCCGCCCAAAAGAGGACCGGCACAGACCACCACCTGCAACCGCCGGATCTCAACCCCGGAGCAACGCGCCTGTAGCCAACGAAGCATCGCCGAAGAACACCGTGGGCGCCGCCGAAACGCCAcatagaggggacgccgaccaacaCCAACACGGGGCCCGAAGACCGTAGACAAGAACTCCCAGATCCGACCGCCACGCCGCCCACGTGGCCACCACAGCCGCCACACCGCCGAGGAAACCAAGGCCGCCGTCCCGTCGCGCCCCTCACCGAGCTCCTCCACCCAGGGACATGCCGCGCCCGCCATGGCCTCCACACGCTGGCGACGGCACACCAACCTCGAGGCCAACACCGAAGCCGCCACCGCGCAGCCCTCCCGGCCCAGGGCCCTCGCCGTGGCCGCCGTTGCTGCAGCAAACCGCAGCACATCCACGACCAGGGGGGCCTGCGCCGGCCATccgccgcgccgccatggccagcCCGACCCAGATCTGGCCCGGCCGcccacgaccgccggagctccacgCGCCGCCGGCGGCAAGAAGAGCCACCGTGCCCGCCAAGCAGCCACGCCCGCCGCACACCGGCGAGCTCCAccgcccgccgccgcgccgcgcccTGAGCCGCGCCCGAGCGAGCTCCTCCTCGCCAGGGACGCGGGAGGGGAAGAAAGCGCCCCGCCGCCACCATCCTCGGGGAGCGCGCGGCTTTGCCGGcccccctccggcggcggcgaggcaggGAAGGGaggaggtgggggggggggggggggggtgagtggcggcggctagggtttgcccctcggccgccagaggagggcgacgCGAGGGGAGAGCGATTCGTCCGTCTACCCCTTCTGCGAGTTGGAGCTCTATATACACACCCTCAATAGGTGGTTTCCAATGTGTAACATGAACGTGGTTGTACTCTTTTTCCTTCACAAGGAACTGTTGCCATTCATCAGCGTGTCTTCCAACAGTTTGGCGATGTTCACCATGATTACCTCGATTTCGTTCTTGTAAAGTTTACTTTCATTCTTTGTAATCATGTTATTTTACTTCACTGATCGGTTTGCATGTGTTTGATTTCAAAAATAAATAGGAAGTTAATTACAGAAAATATGTTAGAATTTTATTTTAGAGGAGTAAATATGAAAGTTAAGAGTCTGAAATACATTATAAGGAATCGGTGTTCGATCCTTCTTTTAACACCGCAATCTTCTTTTTGGAAATATGATGCATGTGCTACTCCGTAGAAAGGAAGATGCATTAGGATCAAAGTAgtgtgtttcaaaaaaaaaaggatcAAAGTAGTGCTACCGTGTCACCCGTCAGAAATAATATAGAGCAAATAGAAAAGGAAAGGGGAAACTTAGTAAAATAGAGGCGCTCACCGCACACACATGGGAAGAGGCCGATGGCCGACACAGATCGCCGGAGGGGGGAGGTTGCGTGCTGTCCCCAGGCTGGTATCCGGttgccgtcgccaccgccacgttCCTCCATTCCAGCCACCCAAGTGCCCAACCACCACTCTACTTACCTTCAAACATGCACCTCCATCGGCTCGGTAGCCAGTCGCTTCCCTTTGCCACCACGCGTGCTTGTTAacgtctcctctcctcctcttcgaTCACTACTAGCTCGAAGGAGGCTCGCACGTACGTAGCTAGCTAGCGATCCATGGCGCCGCGCTTCCTGGCGTGCTTCGGCAGGGGCAGCGCGACGGCCTCGGCGCCGGACCCGGCGGAGGAGCTGGCCCCGGGCCCGGTGCTGGTGGAGCTCTTCTCCTCGCAGGGTTGCGCCGCGTCTCCCGACGCAGACGCCGTGGCGGCGCGGCTGGCGCAGGACTCGGCCGGCGGCGTGGTGGTGCTCGGGTTCCACGTCGACTACTGGGACTACCGCGGCTGGAAGGACCCCTTCGCCTCCAGCGCCTGGACGGTGCGGCAGAAGGCCTACGTGGAGGCGCTCCGCCTCGACACGCTCTTCACGCCGCAGGTCGTCGTGCAGGGCCGCGCCGACTGCGTCGGCACCGAGCACGACAAGCTCGCGCAGGCCGTCCGCGACGCGCCCAAGTACCCCTCGCCGGCATTCAAGGTACGTCTCGATCCATCGTGTTCTGCTCCGATGTGCCACCCGGTACGCTCCCGCGAGCAAGTCCCAACCGTGTTATGCAGGTGACATTCCAGCGGCCGAACCCGACGACGCTGCAGGCGTCCTTCACGGGCCCGCTCCGCGCCCGCGTGGACGGCGGCGGGAGCGTGATGGTGGCGCTGTACGAGAGCGGCGTGTTCACCGACTGCGGCCGCGGCGAGAACAAGGGCAAGGCGCTGCTCAACGACCACGTGGTGCGCCGGCTCGAGAAGCTGGCCGCCGTGCGCGACGGCGCCTCCGCCAAGAAGACCGTCTCCGGGTCCGTCCAGTTCCCGCTCTGGGACGGCTTCCGCCCCACCAAGTGcggcgtcgtcgtcttcgtccAGAACGCCGCGCTGCAGGTGCTCGGCGTCCAGCACTTGGACCTGCCCGACAAAGTCTGATCGGGGTGCTCGCGCGCCAACTTGCCGACCAGGGGGGTTGCGAACTGGCATGTGCCTGCCACTATTCTTTGTGGAGTTTGATTCGCGTGCTGTGTTGTTGAGTACGTATGAGATTATTGGATGGCTGGGAGATGCATGGAATGGTGGACACATCAGGAGGGGGGAGAATTGTTCAGGAATTGCATGTATAATCTGATTTCTGCACGATGAGAAATGGAGGctctttctgtttttttttttttgtcccTACACATCCGACACCAGTCAGGTAACAATAACATGAACACCAGAACAgcgtaatctatacctaataataaagcaaaAAGGGTTTCCGTCGTCCGTTTTTTTAGTGCCCTTGGTTTTCGGCCAAATTACAACATCTGCCACCGGTAGGTGAAAAACGGTTCGATCAATCCATAGGGTCAGAGGTTCAGTGGCCGCCGCCACATGACCAGAGATCCCCTGCTCCGCCCACGCGCCATTGCCGCCTGCCTTGGACCGAACGCCGCAACCAAGCCCTGGCCTGCCGCACCGAGCATGGTATCCTACACACCACCGCTTCCCTACCGAAGGATGATGGGCAGGGGAGCAGGGCAGAGCAGTGGATGATGGGCAGGCGGGCTGGAGCTTGGCTGCAACAATAAGCGGCGCTGGCCATCGGGCGGCTGCCCGATTTTTGTCGAGGCGGCGGTTGGGGCGATGGTTTCCGGCGACGGCCGCTTGGTGGAGCGGCGCTAGCAGCTGCGAGTTTGGGCAGGCGCCAAGCAGCGACGACTATTGCCGGAGGTGGTGCAAGGAGCAGGGGACAGCGAGATGTAGAGGCTAGAGGCGTAAGGGAGGACAAGGGGCGGTGCCGGCTTGCAGCGCCATGCTCCAGGCGACGGCGCCTGCGCGCGGTCAGGGCATCTTATCCTATCGGGATGCATTTGGGGATGAAACCCACGGGAGAGAGATGGAAAATTGTATCCTATCGGCTATTTGTATTTTAGGCCATTCACTTATTTTATTTCATGGAACCATCCCCGGTTGATCTCAACAGTTTGCTTTACTTTGTTTCCTTTGTTCACTGTCCATCCGTCAAGCAACCCATCTCTAGCAGGCGGCCACATTGTTATTTGTGAGCCACTTGAAAAGACTACTTACACGAGTCGATTCTTGCAGCTTGAGATACCAGCATGAGAGAATTTGAGTCGAAAATCAACTGTTAGTCCCCTCGTCTCATGGCGTCCCCTGGCGGGCCAACTAAAATAGAGCACAAAGAATTGCTCCAAAATTGAATCTATTCTTCTCTGATTATCCTTGCCCACCTAAATTGCAATTTGTAAACAAAAACACATTAATTATTTGTGCTACCAAATTGTTAACAGATAATTTAGTTGCTACAGCCTAGGGAATTTGGTATTGGTACAGATCAAGTTGCACTGTGTATGTGAGCTTATGCGTTTTtactgtgtttctaaaaaaaatgATATTGCTAGGAAGTGATTTTGGGAAAGTGACTAACCTATCACTTGTGTCATGCGCATTGGAAGAATTGGAGCAGCTGCCGAGCTCACCAgagtttttttttagaaaatagaGGACTTGAGGAGATGAGACTAGGTCTCCCAATCACCGCTGCAAGTTTTCTGGCCGCTTGCCGGCCTGCGTCTGTTGTTTGGCTCGGAATTGCAGATCTATGATGGGGCCTAGGTGGCAGGCGCCCACATGCGCTACTTCCTCTTGTACGGTTGTCAGATCAAGTCTCTTCGGCAGTCCACCTGCTGCCTCTCACTCACCGGCTCATGGCAGGCCGGCAGTTGCCCTAGCTAGCGGCCCAGCGCTCAAGAAGAATGGCGGAGAAAACGGATGCGACAACAACTAATATATCGGAAACAGATGAACCTCTTTTTTACCGGGCCAAGTTTTTTTTCGgaacacagtacaatcaaagacgctcatacatacgcgcacacactcacccctatgaatgcacacacgcacaccctacccgtatgagcacctccaagagactgcgttgaagaactgatccgacggttcttgagattgacgaagtcacccaaGGCGTCTCGCTGTCGATGGGAACGTCATCTTCCACTGAAGAATATTTCGCCTTTATAAGACATCAAAATGTCAAATCtgtgatttgaactctggtgggctggggatgCCActtccctcctaaccatccaactagAGGTTGGTTCTCTTTACCGGGCCAAGTTAATTAGTGCTTTAGTGGGCTTTACACGGAGACGCATAGGTATACATTTTTTCTCACCTGGGCTGGGCGGGCCATGGCCCAGTTCCGCCCTAAGAAAGCTCCGCCAGTGGTGTCCCCTGTAGGGAGTTTTTTCGTGGTTTGGTCCGTAGTAATGCGTTCTGGTCTGCTTTGTATACGTTTTCATTCAAAAAAAATTACCCAACACCCGCCGGCCGGTTTAGGCTTCCCGTGCACGAAAACAACTGTAGATCGATCGTATCGAGCACTTTTTCTGGCTCCCACTGGTTCCTATGTAAATATAGACGTGAGCTTGAGGAGATGCGTAGATAGGATATGCTGAGCATTTGAGTTTTTTtttctcccgatgcaacgcacgggcacttttgctagtaataAGAAAACAAAAAAGACATTTCTAGGGGGAAAAAGCCTTCTCTTCAAAATCTCTATTGCGTAAATAAATGGATTCCTTGTCTTTTTATTTGTGGATACATCAGCAGAAATAGAGTCTGATAAGGGGAATCCCAGCGGATCCTCCTAGGTGttacccgatctttcacagcgagaacctggggtagtaaatcctcccaacaacgcgatgaacacagcctggagaagagggaacgaatccagcaagcaacggatcgatgaacgatacgcctcaaaccttgagctagacaatccttgatgaacacaagaaccttcgcagcgaatataatagataaacggcaacgccgtacccccggagggatgatacacgtgaacacacgcaatggggtaaaccctaaactttagtctaaacttgtctgtccctaaaaccctaaccgtcccacccttatatgagggggtggccggccatccctagtgggcctccctaacttggcttggacaggcccaaaccaagactgactcaatttattaaaaatccctaatttcccacatatgaccattacataaactaagataattaagatgctggagtcctgaatctgggctccacataggtctccatgcccgtatcatcctcccccttcaagaagcgttgtccccaacgcgtgagggtcttctggaaaaggtgacgtgatatgaacatgacacgtcctcacCGTCCCCAAGTCTTGCtttccttccacaccacatcctccctcgcggcctgcttgacttgatacagcacttggcgcctcctttcttctccacatgagtatggacttcggcgccaataccttcttcttgcgaggttttgatggacccctgtgtcgctgcacatgaccctgcacaagatgtgtaattcctgggccacatagatgtctcacacgtccatcattgcctcgatgcatccgcggtgtcgcggaaaactggactgcaTTACCCCTAGCatggtagtgccgctgcccactgtctccacggacgcgctcgcctcccactcctcccacgcgcatctgcgccatatgtactgaaacaccatcagcacaaacatcatcagtctgcatactagtatcaacacaaactggaactgtagcacatgctgcaacatccacatcaacaacaagtgtagcttcatccggcttgtcatcaacaagaactggcttgtcatctacatgcatggctgaaacatcaccaacatcaatgctcggaacatcatgcacctcttgctgcactttgtgcaacttctccttacgcagcactaactccacatcggactttaTATGGtcatcactgatacgtctctaacgtatcgataatttcttatgttccatgccacattattgatgttatctacatgttttatgcacactttatgtcatattcgtgcattttctagaactaacctattaacaagatgccgaagtgccgattcttgtgttttctgctgtttttggtttcagaaatcctagtaaggaaatattctcggaattggacgaaatcaacgcccaggggcctatttttccacgaagcttccagaagtccgaagacgaaacgaagtggtgccacagggtgcccaaaccctagggcggtgcggcccaccccctggccgcgccggcctatggtgtggggcccctgtgccccctcctgacttgcccttccgcctacttaaagcctctgtgatgaaacccccagtaccgagagccacgatacggaaaaccttccagagacgccgccaacgccgatcccatctcgggggatccaggagatcgcctccggcaccctgccggagaggggaatcatctcccggaggactctacgccgccatggtcgcctccggagtgatgtgtgagtagtctacccctggactatgggtccatagcagtagctagatggttgtcttctccccattgtgctatcattgtcggatcttgtgagctgcctaacatgatcaagatcatctatctgtaattctatatgttgcgtttgttgggatccgatgaatagagaatacttgttatgttgattatcaaagttatatctacgtgttgtttatgatcttgcatgctttccgttactagtagatgctctggccaagtagatgcttgtaactccaagagggagtatttatgctcgatagtgggttcatgcctcgcattgacaccgggacgatgtgacagaaagttctaaggttgtgttgtgctgttgccactagggataaaacattgatgctatgtctaaggatgtagttgttgattacattacgcaccatacttaatgcaattgtctgttgctttgcaacttaatactggagggggttcggatgataacctgaaggtggactttttaggcatagatgcagttggatggcggtctatgtactttgtcgtaatgcccaattaaatctcactatactcatcatgatatgtatgtgcatggtcatgctctctttatttgtcaattgcccaactgtaatttgttcacccaacatgctgtttatcttatgggagagacacctctagtgaactgtggaccccggtccaattctctttactgaaatacaatctactccaatacttgttctactgttttccgcaaacaatcatcttccacacaatacggttaatcctttgttacagcaagccggtgagattgacaacctcactgtttcgttggggcaaagtactttggttgtgttgtgcaggtttcacgttggcgccggaatccctggtgttgcgccgcactacatcccgccgccatcaaccttcaacgtgcttcttgactcctaccggttcgataaaccttggtttcttactgagggaaacttgctg
This region of Lolium perenne isolate Kyuss_39 chromosome 2, Kyuss_2.0, whole genome shotgun sequence genomic DNA includes:
- the LOC127333093 gene encoding uncharacterized protein, with the translated sequence MAPRFLACFGRGSATASAPDPAEELAPGPVLVELFSSQGCAASPDADAVAARLAQDSAGGVVVLGFHVDYWDYRGWKDPFASSAWTVRQKAYVEALRLDTLFTPQVVVQGRADCVGTEHDKLAQAVRDAPKYPSPAFKVTFQRPNPTTLQASFTGPLRARVDGGGSVMVALYESGVFTDCGRGENKGKALLNDHVVRRLEKLAAVRDGASAKKTVSGSVQFPLWDGFRPTKCGVVVFVQNAALQVLGVQHLDLPDKV